A window from Thermosipho africanus Ob7 encodes these proteins:
- a CDS encoding AtpZ/AtpI family protein — MKKDNVVKELNKLNLLTLFGATVIGNVVVGYFIGKWLDKIFEKDKLFVIIFLFFGAISGIYNAIRQLLKEVEKVDKNEKRKNN, encoded by the coding sequence ATGAAAAAGGACAATGTCGTAAAAGAATTAAACAAATTAAATCTTTTAACTCTTTTTGGAGCAACGGTAATAGGTAATGTCGTAGTAGGCTATTTTATTGGAAAATGGTTAGATAAAATTTTTGAAAAAGACAAATTATTTGTAATTATTTTTCTGTTTTTTGGTGCTATATCTGGTATTTATAATGCTATACGGCAACTGCTAAAAGAAGTTGAAAAGGTTGATAAAAATGAAAAACGAAAAAATAATTAA
- a CDS encoding M24 family metallopeptidase encodes MNLVNLLNEKGLDTLLVLNFEGSNKPTTRFISGFSGSFSGVIFSKDKRIIVTDSRYWEQVKLESEFDLVKFKGDKKFLDLIVELLKDIKAKKVGIEKDKTSAKVMEYLNNNLDGVEFIDVSQELLRLRAVKTDEEIELIRKAIHIAEEAFKKTLEIVKVGMTEKEFAAYLEYQIKMLGGDKFSFDTIVASGWRGSLPHGIASEKAIEKGEPVVVDWGAFYKGYASDLTRVFCIGEPSEEVKKVHSVVYKAQEKAIEIARASLTGAEIDLAAREHIKNEGYGEYFGHSLGHGIGLEVHEEPRLSYLNSEKLPANSVVTVEPGIYLPNKFGIRIEDDILLTESGCEVLSSLPRDIFIV; translated from the coding sequence ATGAATTTAGTAAATTTACTAAACGAAAAAGGATTAGATACTTTATTAGTTCTTAATTTTGAAGGCTCTAACAAACCGACTACAAGATTTATTTCTGGTTTTAGTGGAAGCTTTTCTGGTGTAATATTCTCAAAAGATAAAAGAATAATCGTAACTGATTCAAGATATTGGGAACAAGTAAAATTGGAGTCAGAATTTGATCTTGTAAAGTTCAAAGGCGATAAAAAATTTTTAGATCTTATAGTTGAACTCCTAAAAGATATTAAAGCAAAAAAGGTTGGAATTGAAAAAGATAAAACATCAGCAAAAGTAATGGAATATTTAAACAATAATCTTGATGGTGTTGAATTTATAGATGTCTCACAAGAGCTTTTAAGACTTAGAGCAGTTAAAACAGATGAGGAAATTGAATTAATAAGGAAGGCAATTCATATAGCAGAAGAAGCTTTCAAAAAAACTCTGGAAATAGTTAAAGTTGGTATGACTGAAAAAGAATTTGCAGCTTACCTTGAATACCAAATTAAAATGCTTGGTGGAGATAAATTTTCATTTGATACAATCGTTGCGTCCGGATGGCGTGGTTCCCTTCCACATGGAATAGCTAGCGAAAAAGCCATAGAAAAAGGTGAACCTGTTGTTGTTGACTGGGGAGCATTTTACAAAGGATACGCAAGTGATTTAACTAGAGTATTCTGCATTGGTGAACCTTCTGAAGAAGTCAAAAAAGTTCACAGTGTTGTATACAAAGCTCAAGAAAAAGCTATAGAAATTGCGAGGGCATCTTTAACAGGTGCTGAAATTGACCTTGCTGCTAGAGAACACATTAAAAATGAAGGATATGGAGAATATTTTGGACATTCATTAGGCCATGGTATTGGCTTAGAAGTACATGAAGAGCCAAGATTAAGTTATTTAAATAGTGAAAAATTACCAGCAAATTCCGTTGTAACTGTAGAACCAGGTATTTATTTGCCAAACAAGTTTGGTATTAGAATCGAGGACGATATTCTACTCACGGAAAGCGGCTGTGAAGTTTTAAGTAGTCTTCCAAGAGATATTTTTATAGTATGA